A stretch of Peteryoungia algae DNA encodes these proteins:
- a CDS encoding ArsR/SmtB family transcription factor — protein sequence MIETTAVNTVMRALADPTRRGIYERIANTSEITVVELTRGSGVTQGAISQHLKTLKQAGLVVERPEGRSTFYRVRPEGLEPLFDWMSHYGVFWRERFGNLRTLLKDIDP from the coding sequence ATGATCGAAACAACAGCCGTCAACACCGTCATGCGCGCACTCGCCGACCCTACCCGGCGGGGCATCTATGAGCGCATTGCCAATACGAGCGAAATCACCGTGGTCGAACTGACCCGGGGCAGCGGGGTCACGCAAGGCGCGATCTCCCAACATCTCAAGACGTTGAAGCAGGCCGGGCTCGTCGTCGAGCGTCCGGAAGGGCGGAGCACCTTTTACCGAGTCCGCCCGGAAGGTCTCGAACCCCTGTTCGACTGGATGAGTCATTACGGCGTCTTCTGGCGGGAGCGCTTCGGCAATCTCCGCACCCTTCTCAAGGACATCGACCCATGA
- a CDS encoding SRPBCC family protein yields MTDAAHVSSRQQIVVDEFFPHAPDVIWRALTSGEIMARWLMEPKGFEPVVGNRFSYQTKPAGAWDGTIECEVLEVIENRRFSHAWRGGDASNPGYGSKLDTVVTWTLEPVADGTRVRLVHSGFELPKNEVAFRNMGDGWNVVVPRLEATIRQPD; encoded by the coding sequence ATGACCGACGCCGCTCACGTTTCTTCTCGACAGCAGATCGTCGTTGACGAGTTTTTTCCGCATGCGCCTGATGTCATCTGGCGTGCCCTGACCTCGGGCGAGATCATGGCGCGCTGGTTGATGGAGCCGAAAGGCTTTGAGCCGGTTGTCGGCAATCGCTTCAGCTACCAGACCAAGCCGGCCGGCGCCTGGGATGGCACCATTGAATGCGAAGTGCTGGAGGTGATTGAAAACCGGCGTTTTTCCCATGCCTGGCGTGGCGGCGATGCCTCCAATCCGGGCTATGGATCGAAGCTGGATACGGTCGTGACCTGGACTCTGGAACCGGTGGCAGACGGCACCCGTGTGCGCCTCGTTCATTCCGGTTTCGAGCTTCCGAAGAACGAGGTTGCCTTCCGCAATATGGGAGACGGCTGGAACGTGGTCGTGCCGCGCCTCGAAGCGACAATCCGGCAACCCGATTAG
- a CDS encoding enoyl-CoA hydratase/isomerase family protein, whose amino-acid sequence MRYLEADYQGSEILTARKGALGLIALNRPRVLNSLSHDMILDFGKALDTFEADPHVAAVLITGEGERGLCAGGDIRMFYESGKAGDGKASHFLKAEYRLNARIAGFKKPYVVVMDGITMGGGVGVSSHGSHRIVTETTKLAMPETGIGFFPDIGATWLLSRASGELGTWMGLTGEAVNGADAITAGFADWYVPQDRVAELLERIAALPAPALAQSIASTIRDYTVDGPEGIFCEGRDMIDRCFGFDTVEEIIAALEKEGGDLAAKTLTAMRAKSPTSLKVALKMLREARHSTDLETCLEREFAGTCQVVKVPDFYEGIRAAIIDKDRNPKWSPATLKDVKPESVDAFFLKRRERLFG is encoded by the coding sequence ATGCGCTATCTGGAGGCGGATTATCAGGGCAGTGAGATCCTGACGGCAAGAAAAGGTGCGCTCGGGCTAATTGCGCTCAACCGGCCCCGGGTCCTGAACAGCCTGTCACACGACATGATCCTGGATTTCGGCAAGGCGCTCGACACATTCGAGGCCGATCCACACGTCGCGGCCGTGCTCATCACTGGCGAGGGCGAACGCGGCCTCTGCGCCGGCGGCGACATCCGGATGTTCTACGAGAGCGGCAAGGCCGGTGATGGCAAGGCCTCCCACTTCCTCAAGGCCGAGTACCGCCTGAATGCGCGTATCGCCGGCTTCAAAAAGCCCTATGTCGTCGTCATGGACGGCATCACCATGGGCGGCGGCGTTGGCGTCTCCAGCCACGGCAGCCACCGCATCGTCACCGAAACGACGAAACTCGCCATGCCCGAAACCGGCATCGGCTTCTTCCCCGACATCGGCGCCACCTGGCTGCTCTCCCGCGCATCCGGCGAACTCGGCACCTGGATGGGGCTGACTGGCGAGGCGGTGAACGGCGCGGATGCCATCACCGCAGGCTTTGCCGACTGGTATGTCCCGCAGGACCGGGTGGCCGAACTCCTGGAACGGATCGCCGCCCTGCCCGCCCCGGCGCTGGCTCAGTCGATCGCCTCGACGATCCGCGATTACACGGTGGACGGCCCGGAAGGCATCTTCTGCGAAGGCCGTGACATGATCGACCGCTGCTTCGGTTTCGACACCGTCGAAGAGATCATCGCCGCTCTCGAAAAGGAAGGCGGAGACCTTGCCGCCAAAACCCTCACCGCCATGCGCGCCAAGTCGCCGACCAGCCTGAAGGTGGCGCTCAAGATGCTGCGCGAAGCGCGCCATTCGACGGATCTCGAAACCTGCCTCGAACGCGAATTCGCCGGCACCTGCCAAGTGGTCAAGGTGCCCGATTTCTATGAAGGCATCCGCGCGGCGATCATCGACAAGGACAGGAACCCGAAATGGTCCCCGGCGACGCTCAAGGATGTGAAGCCGGAGAGTGTAGACGCGTTCTTTCTGAAAAGGCGTGAGCGACTCTTCGGCTAG
- a CDS encoding D-2-hydroxyacid dehydrogenase → MIRIVFLDRDTLSPETVVRAPAMPHEMVVHDRTAPHEVAERIRDADVVITNKAPVRAEALAGASKLKLIAVSATGTDIVDLVEAKARGIAVCNIRNYARHTVPEHTFALMLALRRSILPYRQSVIEGRWQEAAQFCYFDYPIADLGGSTLGIIGHGTLGQSVGKIAEAFGMTVLAAGRRGATDLKPGQTAFDEVMERADVITLHCPLTPETRGVIGAREFALMARKPLLINTGRGGLVDEHALEQALDKGQISGAGFDVTDGEPPAPDSPMMRIANRENVILTPHVAWASREAIQALADQLIENIELFLAGTPRNLVT, encoded by the coding sequence ATGATCCGCATCGTCTTTCTCGACCGGGATACGCTGTCGCCGGAAACTGTGGTTCGCGCGCCCGCGATGCCGCATGAGATGGTGGTGCATGACCGGACTGCCCCGCACGAAGTCGCCGAACGGATCCGCGACGCCGATGTCGTCATCACCAACAAGGCTCCTGTACGAGCCGAGGCGCTGGCGGGAGCCTCGAAACTGAAGCTGATCGCCGTCTCCGCCACCGGCACCGACATTGTTGACCTCGTCGAAGCCAAGGCACGCGGCATCGCTGTCTGCAATATCCGGAACTATGCCAGGCACACCGTCCCTGAACACACATTCGCGCTGATGCTGGCCCTGCGCCGCTCGATCCTGCCCTATCGCCAGTCGGTGATCGAGGGACGCTGGCAAGAGGCGGCGCAATTCTGCTATTTCGATTATCCCATCGCAGACCTCGGCGGCTCGACGCTCGGCATCATCGGCCACGGCACGCTCGGCCAGTCGGTCGGGAAGATCGCCGAAGCCTTCGGCATGACGGTGCTGGCCGCCGGCCGTCGCGGCGCGACTGATCTGAAACCCGGCCAGACCGCCTTCGACGAGGTGATGGAGCGCGCAGATGTGATCACCCTGCACTGCCCGCTGACGCCAGAAACGCGCGGCGTGATCGGCGCCCGCGAATTCGCCCTGATGGCGCGCAAACCGCTCCTCATTAACACCGGTCGCGGTGGGCTCGTCGATGAACACGCCCTCGAACAGGCGCTCGACAAAGGCCAGATATCAGGCGCCGGCTTCGACGTGACGGACGGCGAACCGCCCGCGCCCGATAGCCCGATGATGCGAATTGCGAACCGTGAGAACGTCATTCTCACCCCGCATGTCGCCTGGGCAAGCCGCGAGGCAATCCAGGCGCTGGCCGACCAGCTGATCGAGAACATCGAGCTCTTTCTGGCGGGAACCCCACGCAATCTCGTGACCTGA
- a CDS encoding GFA family protein, whose protein sequence is MSKPFRGGCACKAVRYEVIGEPVAMVDCQCRQCQMDSGTGHASHVVFAGAEVKLEGEAQTWDLVGDGGTRKRRGFCPVCGSPVFLVFPDAPQIFSVRAASLDEPERYAPQFVTWTASAQPWDCIDPTLTRFERMPPGQ, encoded by the coding sequence ATGTCCAAGCCCTTTCGTGGCGGATGCGCCTGCAAAGCCGTGCGTTATGAAGTGATCGGTGAGCCTGTCGCCATGGTCGATTGCCAATGCCGGCAATGCCAGATGGACAGCGGAACCGGCCATGCGTCGCATGTGGTCTTCGCTGGTGCCGAGGTGAAGCTTGAGGGCGAGGCTCAGACCTGGGATCTGGTCGGAGATGGCGGAACGCGCAAACGCCGCGGCTTCTGCCCGGTCTGCGGATCACCGGTTTTTCTGGTCTTCCCCGATGCTCCTCAGATATTTTCTGTTAGAGCGGCAAGCCTCGACGAACCGGAGCGATATGCACCTCAGTTCGTCACTTGGACCGCCTCCGCCCAGCCATGGGACTGCATTGACCCGACCCTGACGAGGTTCGAGCGCATGCCTCCCGGCCAGTAA